Proteins encoded together in one Ferroglobus placidus DSM 10642 window:
- a CDS encoding branched-chain amino acid ABC transporter permease, whose product MRGLKNYLIGLIGLIVALTLPFYTPEGYLFLFGMLFLFLILVLSWDIIVGYTGQVNLGHTVFVGLGAYTAALLQVPSRFESFSSALASMPPQNQFLSILIGGIVAALFGAAIGFVTLRLKGYYFALVTAILPLVFIQTVYVFSDVFGGEEGFSIGLERALSQSPVVRYYVAFAVFLLCFLAMRYIVKSDLGYRFMAVRDDEELAEALGIDVVKYKVLAFTISSFFAGVAGATIVLYRITVGPDLYDIPLMLMIILSAVLGGLGTLYGPLIGGIIVYLLKNLFLKTMIPQGAFVNDEIVLYAILIAVALLSPEGLWHKIRSSLRS is encoded by the coding sequence ATGAGGGGTTTGAAGAATTACTTGATAGGCTTAATCGGATTGATAGTTGCGTTAACGCTACCTTTCTACACCCCCGAAGGTTACCTCTTCCTCTTCGGAATGCTCTTTCTATTTCTTATCCTCGTACTGAGCTGGGATATAATAGTCGGATACACCGGACAAGTTAACCTCGGTCATACGGTCTTCGTTGGGCTCGGAGCGTATACGGCAGCTTTACTCCAAGTCCCTTCAAGATTCGAAAGCTTTTCTTCAGCTTTAGCTTCTATGCCTCCTCAGAATCAGTTTCTGTCGATTTTAATAGGTGGAATCGTAGCAGCCCTCTTCGGAGCTGCTATAGGCTTCGTAACTTTGAGGCTTAAAGGATACTATTTCGCTTTGGTCACCGCAATACTCCCCCTCGTTTTCATCCAAACAGTTTACGTTTTCTCCGACGTTTTCGGTGGGGAAGAGGGATTTTCCATAGGTTTGGAGAGAGCTTTGTCCCAATCGCCGGTGGTTAGGTATTACGTAGCCTTTGCAGTCTTTTTACTGTGCTTTTTAGCCATGCGTTACATCGTTAAGAGCGATTTGGGTTACAGATTCATGGCGGTGAGAGATGACGAGGAACTGGCCGAAGCTTTGGGAATTGACGTCGTGAAGTACAAAGTTCTCGCCTTTACGATAAGTTCTTTCTTTGCCGGAGTAGCCGGAGCGACTATAGTTCTTTACAGAATTACAGTCGGTCCGGATTTGTACGACATACCTCTCATGTTAATGATTATTTTGTCGGCAGTTCTTGGCGGGCTTGGAACGCTCTACGGACCTTTAATAGGCGGAATCATCGTCTACTTATTGAAGAACCTCTTCCTGAAAACGATGATCCCTCAGGGAGCTTTTGTAAACGACGAAATCGTTCTTTACGCAATTCTGATAGCGGTTGCATTGCTCTCTCCGGAAGGTCTGTGGCACAAAATTAGAAGCTCTCTTCGCAGCTGA
- a CDS encoding ABC transporter ATP-binding protein, translating to MKVILEVENVKKKFGELVALENISFSVYDKECLGIIGPNGAGKTTLFNIISGHLKPTAGEVYFNGERITGMRPSKIAKRGLVRTFQILKVFQNLTVEENFRAAGIERKDAERIMKELNLHERRNVLAKNLSQGEMRKLNIALALAKNPKVLLLDEPFSGLSPAECQELHSVIDHLKERGVTLVIIEHKLKELFNHAERVIVLNYGYILCEGTPEEIVQDVRVIEAYLGVGNVAGS from the coding sequence ATGAAGGTTATACTTGAAGTTGAAAATGTAAAGAAAAAGTTCGGTGAACTTGTAGCTTTGGAAAATATTTCCTTCAGTGTATATGACAAAGAATGCCTCGGTATTATAGGACCGAACGGAGCTGGAAAGACTACGCTTTTCAACATAATTTCAGGACACTTAAAGCCGACTGCTGGAGAAGTTTACTTCAACGGAGAGAGAATTACCGGAATGCGTCCGAGTAAGATAGCGAAGAGGGGTCTGGTTAGGACGTTTCAAATTCTGAAGGTCTTTCAGAATTTAACCGTAGAGGAGAACTTCAGGGCTGCCGGGATAGAGCGGAAAGATGCGGAGAGAATAATGAAAGAGCTAAACCTCCACGAAAGGAGAAACGTTCTCGCAAAAAATCTTTCTCAGGGAGAGATGAGGAAGCTCAACATAGCCTTAGCTTTGGCGAAAAATCCGAAGGTTCTCTTGCTGGACGAGCCTTTTTCAGGGTTGAGTCCAGCAGAATGCCAGGAGCTGCATTCGGTCATAGACCACCTGAAAGAAAGAGGAGTAACGCTCGTTATAATCGAGCACAAGCTAAAGGAGCTGTTTAACCACGCTGAAAGGGTGATAGTCCTCAACTACGGATACATTCTTTGCGAAGGAACTCCAGAAGAGATCGTGCAGGATGTTAGAGTTATAGAAGCATACCTGGGTGTGGGGAATGTTGCTGGAAGTTAA
- a CDS encoding carbohydrate kinase family protein produces the protein MIVGFGALNLDKIYLVDKIPREDEEGYVIDVELHPGGSAANTIAGLASFGVKTGYVGKVGSDAEGEMLVEDFRKRGVDLSGIVKSEGRSGQALIFVDRNGNRAILVDPGVNDTIKFEEVNKELIEKAEIVHMTSFICKNGTDSLESQKKVAKVAKAVSFDPGLPYVERGLEEIREIVERTTILLPNKTEIEKLVGKDFREAAKEMIEEGVKVVAVKLGEKGCYVTDGKEEHFIEAFKANVVDTTGAGDAFNAGFLYGWMKGKSLEACGKLGNYVASKIVERVGARNYEGIDPEKFV, from the coding sequence ATGATAGTTGGATTCGGAGCTTTGAACCTCGATAAGATCTATCTCGTCGACAAAATTCCGAGAGAGGACGAGGAAGGGTATGTGATAGACGTGGAGCTTCACCCGGGAGGGAGTGCGGCAAACACTATAGCCGGACTGGCGAGCTTTGGCGTAAAAACCGGATACGTAGGAAAGGTTGGCAGCGATGCCGAAGGAGAGATGCTCGTCGAAGATTTCAGAAAGAGGGGAGTGGACTTGTCGGGAATAGTTAAGAGTGAAGGGAGGAGCGGACAGGCGCTCATCTTCGTCGATAGGAATGGAAACAGAGCCATACTCGTCGATCCTGGCGTGAACGATACGATAAAGTTCGAGGAGGTAAACAAAGAATTGATAGAAAAAGCTGAAATCGTGCACATGACTTCGTTCATTTGCAAGAACGGTACGGATTCCTTGGAAAGTCAGAAGAAAGTGGCGAAGGTTGCGAAAGCTGTCAGCTTCGATCCCGGCTTGCCTTACGTTGAAAGAGGTTTGGAAGAAATTAGGGAAATAGTGGAGAGAACGACAATCCTCCTTCCTAACAAGACGGAGATCGAGAAGCTCGTGGGAAAGGATTTCAGAGAAGCGGCTAAAGAAATGATCGAGGAGGGCGTAAAAGTTGTTGCTGTTAAGCTCGGAGAAAAGGGCTGCTACGTTACTGACGGAAAAGAAGAGCATTTCATCGAGGCTTTCAAAGCGAACGTCGTCGACACTACTGGAGCCGGCGACGCTTTCAACGCTGGCTTTCTGTACGGCTGGATGAAAGGGAAGAGCTTGGAGGCTTGCGGAAAGCTCGGAAATTACGTCGCTTCGAAGATAGTCGAAAGAGTCGGAGCTAGGAACTACGAAGGAATCGATCCAGAGAAGTTTGTTTGA
- a CDS encoding 2-hydroxyacyl-CoA dehydratase subunit D, with translation MIPKIFQEFFIERKKIEEYRRRGKKIIGTMCNTVPEEIIHSLGAVPVRLFGVNEFKEVYAKFPSWMCSYSRGVMEDGLRGFKVDGIVSSTTDDTKIHLFSSYTFYVKPEFSYLIQFPFVKDEDSFHFFKEELERFSLKLSNFLKTDIDKKKLRDSVEIYNEYRILCSRIDSLRSKENPKVSGSEFLSLMLISQQMLKEDFLQIARDFYREAERREGREDYKIRVHVSGTDFADVNFLRNLEDWGLAIVSDDFCTSAAYYSGMVDDGSIESVAKRYFSICSCTMSSKASPIDERIEFISKRIEKSKAEAVILMKERGCEICGHQCSWIVRELNVPVLVLDYEYPISIEQYKTRVEAFIESFGR, from the coding sequence ATGATACCAAAAATTTTTCAGGAGTTTTTTATCGAAAGGAAAAAGATCGAAGAGTACAGGAGAAGAGGGAAGAAAATAATCGGGACGATGTGTAACACGGTGCCTGAAGAGATCATCCATTCTCTCGGAGCGGTTCCGGTAAGGCTCTTCGGAGTTAACGAGTTCAAAGAGGTATATGCGAAATTCCCCAGCTGGATGTGCAGCTATTCGCGAGGGGTTATGGAGGACGGTTTGAGGGGCTTTAAAGTAGATGGCATTGTTTCCTCAACAACCGACGACACGAAAATTCACCTCTTCTCCTCCTACACCTTTTACGTCAAACCCGAATTTTCTTACCTCATCCAATTTCCCTTCGTGAAAGATGAGGATTCTTTCCACTTCTTTAAAGAGGAGCTGGAGAGGTTTTCTTTAAAGCTTTCCAATTTTTTGAAAACCGATATTGATAAGAAGAAGCTAAGAGATTCCGTTGAGATTTACAACGAGTACAGAATCCTTTGCTCGAGGATAGACAGCTTGAGGAGCAAGGAGAACCCGAAGGTTAGCGGAAGCGAGTTTCTCTCTCTAATGCTAATTTCCCAGCAAATGCTTAAGGAGGATTTTTTGCAGATAGCGAGGGATTTTTACAGAGAGGCTGAGCGGAGGGAAGGAAGAGAAGATTACAAAATCAGAGTTCACGTTTCCGGAACCGACTTTGCCGACGTGAACTTTCTTAGGAATCTCGAGGACTGGGGTTTGGCGATAGTTTCCGACGATTTCTGCACTTCTGCAGCTTACTACTCTGGCATGGTTGACGACGGCTCAATAGAAAGCGTTGCGAAAAGGTACTTCTCGATCTGCTCGTGCACAATGTCTTCTAAGGCGTCCCCGATCGATGAGAGAATTGAGTTCATAAGTAAAAGGATCGAGAAGAGCAAAGCTGAAGCGGTGATACTTATGAAGGAGAGGGGTTGCGAAATCTGCGGGCATCAGTGCAGCTGGATAGTGAGGGAGCTTAACGTTCCGGTGTTGGTTTTGGATTACGAGTATCCGATTAGCATCGAGCAGTACAAAACGAGGGTTGAAGCTTTTATCGAATCTTTCGGAAGGTGA
- a CDS encoding CBS domain-containing protein, whose translation MPVTLRVRDIMNKDVTKVFEDESVHEATKKMVEKGVKCAVVVNNKGEPVGVITEGTVTRKVLLACKDPREVKVKDIMSKPIITIKADATLKEASEAFLKYDVKQLYVEEDGKIVGFLTEHRILKAINEVILTLLSI comes from the coding sequence ATGCCGGTTACGTTGAGAGTGAGGGACATAATGAATAAGGACGTTACGAAGGTTTTCGAAGATGAAAGCGTTCACGAAGCAACAAAGAAGATGGTCGAGAAGGGAGTGAAGTGCGCGGTTGTAGTGAACAACAAAGGGGAGCCTGTAGGAGTTATCACCGAAGGAACCGTCACGAGAAAAGTTCTTTTAGCCTGTAAAGATCCGAGGGAAGTGAAAGTAAAGGACATAATGTCGAAGCCGATAATAACGATAAAGGCGGATGCGACGCTAAAAGAGGCTTCCGAAGCTTTCTTAAAGTACGATGTGAAGCAGCTTTACGTAGAGGAGGACGGAAAGATCGTGGGATTTCTTACTGAGCACAGAATACTTAAAGCCATAAACGAAGTGATATTGACTCTGCTTTCGATATAA
- a CDS encoding branched-chain amino acid ABC transporter permease, with amino-acid sequence MIEDIVRILIYGAVISGMWALVSSGFTLIFGVSRILNFAHGTFFVLAAYFAITFYKSGLNLYLSVILGVLLIGALAVAIYRFLLAPIREHEVMVIIVTLALALLFEQIILLTYGEHGVSLPSFVGGVVRIYDVPVTYKRILAFVFSIAILVILEIFINKTRTGKMISAASQNYEGAMLIGINVERIFTVTMFVSAILAGFAGIFYAQIFSANPFAAIKSLIFAFAIVILGGLGSVKGSIVASFIVGYVLATTIVFLGARWAEFVVMLLIIAVLIFKPTGLFGVEE; translated from the coding sequence ATGATTGAAGACATTGTCAGGATACTTATATACGGTGCGGTTATAAGTGGAATGTGGGCTTTAGTTTCCTCGGGTTTCACGCTCATTTTCGGCGTTTCGAGAATTTTAAACTTCGCCCACGGCACTTTCTTCGTTTTAGCAGCTTATTTTGCGATAACGTTTTACAAAAGCGGATTAAACCTTTATCTCTCTGTCATTCTCGGCGTTCTTCTAATCGGAGCTTTGGCTGTCGCAATCTACAGGTTTTTGCTCGCTCCGATAAGGGAGCACGAAGTTATGGTCATAATAGTAACGCTCGCTTTGGCTTTACTTTTCGAGCAGATAATTCTGCTCACCTACGGCGAACACGGTGTGAGCTTGCCGAGCTTTGTGGGAGGTGTTGTGAGAATTTACGACGTTCCGGTTACCTATAAAAGAATTTTGGCTTTCGTTTTCTCGATTGCAATTCTCGTAATTCTCGAAATATTCATAAACAAAACGAGAACCGGTAAAATGATAAGCGCAGCTTCCCAGAATTACGAGGGAGCAATGCTGATCGGCATAAACGTGGAAAGAATTTTCACGGTTACTATGTTCGTCTCGGCAATCTTAGCCGGCTTCGCTGGAATATTTTACGCTCAGATATTCTCAGCTAATCCTTTTGCAGCAATAAAGTCTCTGATTTTCGCTTTCGCAATAGTCATTTTGGGAGGACTCGGTAGCGTGAAAGGTAGCATAGTGGCTTCTTTTATCGTCGGCTACGTTTTGGCAACAACGATCGTTTTTCTCGGAGCGAGGTGGGCTGAATTCGTTGTTATGCTTTTGATAATAGCCGTGCTGATATTCAAACCTACGGGACTCTTCGGGGTGGAAGAATGA
- a CDS encoding long-chain-fatty-acid--CoA ligase, which translates to MIWKKWYKYIGWPEDIEEPDKTPPEMLAEVAKEYADKDAIIYYGHTLTYREFFDQVLRVANAFSDYLEKGDRISFFMPNCPQFNIGYFAALSNGMIAVHTNVMYTERELEYQLNHSGAKAIVTLDILYDRVKAVFDKTPLEHIIVTSLKDYLPPTSRRFLPYKNEEELKSDERVIFFTELLKKNPKPAKFDVSLEDVASLTYTGGTTGRPKGAVYTHRNLMIDAKIFSIVLDARKGKDVFSGLMPMFHGNGIWTSNMNVFYNAGTVVLFPYFEAGEFLRAVERYRITQIHCVPTHLVAIVNHPEVKRRDLSSVRVISVGSAPVPIELLRKVKELMPDATVIEQWGLTEAAIIGTSNPVHGVIKVGSAGMPVPSVEIKIVDPETGKDLPPGEENVGEIVLRSKKIIREYWNDPERTKEAIRDGWLYTGDIGYMDEDGYIYIVDRKKDMIIVSGYNVYPSEVEEVLYRHPAVLECAVIGVPDEYRGEVPKAFIVLKPEYKGKVTEEEIIEFARKHLAAYKIPRIVEFRDELPKSAVGKILRRVLREEERKKRGG; encoded by the coding sequence ATGATTTGGAAGAAGTGGTACAAGTACATCGGATGGCCCGAGGATATCGAAGAGCCTGATAAAACTCCACCGGAAATGCTGGCTGAAGTAGCAAAAGAGTACGCTGACAAGGATGCGATAATTTACTACGGGCACACTCTAACTTACAGAGAGTTCTTCGATCAGGTTTTAAGAGTTGCAAACGCTTTCTCGGATTACCTGGAAAAAGGAGACAGAATTTCGTTTTTCATGCCGAACTGTCCGCAGTTCAACATCGGCTACTTTGCTGCTTTGAGCAACGGGATGATAGCTGTTCATACGAACGTTATGTACACCGAAAGGGAGCTTGAGTATCAGCTCAACCACTCCGGAGCTAAGGCTATCGTAACCCTCGACATCCTCTACGATAGGGTGAAGGCTGTCTTCGACAAAACTCCGCTGGAACACATCATAGTTACGAGCTTAAAGGATTACCTCCCTCCAACTTCGAGGAGGTTTCTGCCTTACAAGAACGAGGAGGAGCTGAAAAGCGACGAAAGAGTGATTTTCTTCACCGAACTTTTAAAGAAGAATCCCAAACCGGCGAAATTCGACGTCTCCCTTGAGGATGTTGCTTCATTAACGTACACCGGCGGTACGACTGGAAGACCGAAGGGGGCTGTTTACACCCACAGAAATTTGATGATAGATGCGAAGATATTCTCGATAGTGCTCGATGCGAGAAAGGGCAAGGATGTTTTCTCTGGTTTGATGCCGATGTTCCACGGAAACGGAATATGGACGAGCAACATGAACGTTTTCTACAATGCCGGAACGGTGGTTCTCTTCCCCTACTTCGAAGCCGGAGAATTTTTGAGAGCTGTGGAGAGGTACAGAATCACTCAGATACACTGCGTCCCGACGCATCTTGTAGCTATAGTGAATCATCCTGAAGTGAAGAGAAGAGATCTTTCTTCCGTTAGAGTTATCAGCGTCGGCTCAGCTCCGGTGCCTATTGAGCTTTTGAGGAAGGTGAAGGAGTTAATGCCAGACGCAACTGTCATCGAGCAGTGGGGATTGACTGAGGCTGCGATAATTGGTACGAGCAACCCGGTTCACGGAGTTATAAAGGTTGGAAGCGCTGGAATGCCCGTGCCGAGCGTGGAGATCAAAATAGTCGATCCAGAAACTGGAAAAGATCTACCTCCGGGGGAGGAGAACGTAGGAGAGATAGTTCTCAGGAGCAAGAAAATAATAAGGGAGTACTGGAACGATCCGGAGAGGACGAAGGAAGCGATAAGGGATGGGTGGCTCTACACTGGCGACATCGGATACATGGATGAGGACGGCTACATTTACATAGTCGACAGGAAGAAAGACATGATCATAGTAAGCGGATACAACGTCTATCCTTCTGAGGTTGAGGAAGTCTTGTACAGGCATCCAGCAGTTTTAGAATGCGCCGTGATAGGAGTTCCCGACGAGTACAGAGGAGAGGTGCCCAAAGCCTTCATAGTTCTCAAGCCCGAGTACAAGGGCAAAGTTACTGAAGAGGAAATCATCGAGTTTGCGAGGAAGCACTTGGCTGCTTACAAGATTCCGAGAATCGTCGAATTCAGGGATGAGCTGCCCAAGAGTGCAGTAGGAAAGATTCTCAGGAGGGTTCTTAGAGAAGAGGAGAGAAAGAAGCGTGGAGGTTAA
- a CDS encoding ABC transporter ATP-binding protein has translation MLLEVKDLKAYYGKAQILHGINLGIEEGEFFALLGPNGAGKTTLINSICGLVKTEGKIIFNGKDISKLKPYERVKLGIGVCPEGRKLFPEMSVEDNLLLACEDGCEDRLEFVYSLFPRIKELRKNKVKNMSGGEQQMVAIGRALMTNPKLLLLDEPSMGLAPIVLLNIRDALMRIKEETNISILIVEQNVHLALELADRVALLIKGEIVKEGSVEEMKDIEKHYFEV, from the coding sequence ATGTTGCTGGAAGTTAAGGATTTGAAAGCTTACTACGGAAAAGCGCAGATTCTTCACGGGATAAATTTGGGAATTGAAGAGGGGGAGTTTTTCGCTTTACTCGGACCGAACGGAGCTGGAAAGACTACGCTGATAAATTCGATCTGCGGTCTCGTCAAAACAGAGGGGAAGATAATCTTCAATGGAAAGGACATCTCGAAGTTAAAACCCTACGAGAGAGTAAAGCTCGGAATAGGAGTTTGTCCGGAAGGGAGAAAGCTATTTCCAGAAATGAGCGTTGAGGACAATTTGCTCTTAGCCTGCGAAGACGGATGCGAAGACAGACTGGAATTCGTTTACTCCCTCTTTCCAAGAATAAAAGAGTTAAGAAAGAACAAAGTGAAGAATATGAGCGGAGGAGAACAGCAAATGGTAGCGATAGGCAGAGCTTTAATGACGAATCCCAAGCTTCTGCTTTTAGATGAGCCGTCTATGGGGTTGGCTCCGATAGTTTTACTGAACATAAGAGACGCTTTAATGAGGATAAAGGAGGAAACGAACATCTCGATTCTCATAGTTGAGCAGAACGTTCACCTTGCTTTGGAGCTTGCCGACAGAGTGGCGTTATTAATAAAAGGGGAAATAGTTAAAGAGGGGAGTGTTGAAGAAATGAAAGACATAGAAAAGCATTACTTCGAGGTGTGA
- a CDS encoding ABC transporter substrate-binding protein — MMRKVVLLLVVAALLFGCAQPAEKATPTPTPTPEKKETPAATPTPTPKFGGKKEVVIGVIGPMALPEGQAEEKAARLAAEEINAKGGILGLPIRIVVGDTKLNPDTAASEFRRLAEVEKADMILGGFSSGVMNTMMEVMAETKTVFLADASSPAHPAKVAENYEKYKYWFRISQNNGTTFAWDLAGMIDYLRSKGYEVNKVYIIRDEHVWTDAVMKDLTPLLEERGIEIVGDAKVGRGYTEYEQLLIDAEDKGADLVMPILAIAGTGDVLVKQWAELQPKFLLAGHDLAAIDYQFYEKTGGAAEYYIFLADGGVLVTAPPTEMAKHFIEAYKEKYGHYPESHQAYGAYDAVYIYKMAVEAAYKAGEENPFDPDVVVKYLEQFKPGNPAKLTRNVAFHKNHALVWGDEYVRNWVSQWQDGKQCILYPETVATCDLKLPPWLE, encoded by the coding sequence ATGATGCGAAAAGTAGTTTTGCTGCTGGTTGTAGCTGCTTTGCTCTTCGGCTGCGCACAGCCAGCTGAGAAAGCAACTCCTACGCCAACGCCAACACCGGAGAAGAAGGAAACTCCCGCAGCAACTCCAACGCCAACTCCGAAGTTTGGAGGTAAAAAAGAGGTGGTGATAGGGGTCATCGGTCCGATGGCTCTGCCAGAGGGACAGGCTGAGGAGAAAGCTGCAAGGTTAGCAGCTGAGGAGATAAACGCTAAAGGAGGAATTCTCGGATTGCCGATAAGGATCGTCGTAGGTGATACGAAGCTTAATCCGGATACGGCAGCTTCTGAATTCAGAAGGTTGGCTGAGGTGGAGAAAGCTGACATGATTCTGGGAGGATTCAGCAGCGGAGTTATGAACACAATGATGGAAGTTATGGCTGAGACGAAGACAGTATTCTTGGCTGACGCATCCTCTCCGGCTCATCCGGCTAAGGTTGCTGAGAACTACGAGAAGTACAAGTACTGGTTCAGGATCAGCCAGAACAACGGAACTACTTTTGCCTGGGACTTAGCCGGAATGATCGATTATCTGAGAAGCAAGGGTTACGAGGTTAACAAGGTGTACATAATAAGAGACGAGCACGTCTGGACGGACGCCGTTATGAAGGATCTTACTCCTCTCCTCGAGGAGAGAGGCATTGAGATCGTGGGAGATGCGAAAGTCGGGAGAGGTTACACCGAATACGAGCAGCTTCTGATCGACGCTGAAGATAAAGGAGCCGATCTCGTTATGCCAATACTTGCTATAGCCGGAACCGGCGACGTCTTGGTGAAGCAGTGGGCTGAGTTACAGCCGAAGTTCCTCTTAGCCGGACACGATTTAGCTGCTATAGACTACCAGTTCTACGAGAAGACGGGAGGAGCTGCCGAGTACTACATATTCCTCGCTGACGGTGGAGTTTTGGTTACTGCTCCGCCAACAGAAATGGCTAAGCACTTTATAGAAGCTTACAAGGAGAAGTACGGGCACTATCCCGAATCTCATCAAGCCTACGGAGCTTACGATGCGGTTTACATATACAAGATGGCTGTGGAAGCGGCTTACAAAGCCGGAGAAGAGAATCCGTTTGATCCCGACGTTGTGGTGAAGTACCTCGAACAGTTCAAGCCAGGAAATCCGGCTAAGCTTACGAGGAACGTTGCCTTCCACAAGAACCACGCGTTAGTCTGGGGAGACGAGTACGTGAGGAACTGGGTCAGCCAGTGGCAGGATGGTAAGCAGTGCATTCTTTACCCAGAGACCGTCGCAACCTGCGACTTGAAATTGCCGCCTTGGCTTGAGTGA
- a CDS encoding 2-hydroxyacyl-CoA dehydratase subunit D, which yields MWNPLGYKELYRSLFKKHLARQEELLKKGRPVGWFFSFHPSELIYVFDVVSAFPEQYSAYCAARGSSMALIDEAISSGYSHFLCDYFKTTIGSIISPEKATKPLMPKPDFIVGTRALCVAHTEMAEVFARYYKVPRFFVNYPYWTKDSLRNVDELTKDAEWVDEFYLEYVISRLKKLVEFMEKIAGDFDEERMKEVFRISEKTSELLIEILKLMMSKPTPGSQREIGDLVFIAFFVLGSDYALEFCEKAYEKIKERVKKGEGVSEEKLRFLTFGIMPWHTLELYQYCESKGANFPVNLYVNASVHRVEAKDPFRSMAKRSFHFTNCDYSFLDSVIKTAKKADIDGALLLENTGCRITSAIIYPLAERLKEDLGVPSLILEAPQCDPRMMPIERAKTKIDAFIEALL from the coding sequence ATGTGGAACCCTCTCGGTTATAAAGAGCTTTACAGGAGTTTGTTCAAAAAGCATCTCGCGAGGCAGGAGGAGTTGCTGAAAAAAGGCAGACCGGTGGGATGGTTTTTCTCCTTCCATCCATCTGAGCTAATTTACGTTTTCGATGTTGTTTCAGCCTTCCCCGAGCAGTATTCGGCTTACTGTGCGGCAAGAGGCTCTTCAATGGCTTTAATAGACGAGGCAATATCCTCCGGATACTCCCACTTCCTCTGCGATTACTTTAAAACGACGATAGGATCGATAATCTCTCCAGAGAAGGCGACAAAGCCTTTGATGCCAAAGCCCGACTTCATAGTTGGGACGAGAGCTTTGTGCGTCGCTCATACTGAAATGGCTGAAGTTTTTGCCAGATACTACAAAGTGCCGAGGTTTTTCGTGAACTACCCCTACTGGACTAAAGATTCTCTTAGGAACGTGGACGAGCTGACAAAAGACGCTGAATGGGTGGACGAATTCTATTTGGAATATGTCATTTCGAGGTTGAAGAAGCTCGTCGAGTTCATGGAAAAAATTGCCGGAGATTTTGACGAGGAAAGGATGAAGGAAGTGTTCAGGATTTCCGAGAAAACTTCCGAGCTACTCATAGAAATTTTAAAACTTATGATGTCCAAGCCAACTCCCGGAAGTCAGAGGGAGATAGGGGATTTGGTTTTCATAGCCTTCTTCGTCCTCGGCAGCGATTACGCTTTAGAATTCTGCGAGAAGGCTTACGAAAAAATAAAGGAGAGGGTTAAGAAGGGAGAAGGAGTTTCGGAGGAAAAGCTTAGATTTCTTACCTTCGGTATAATGCCTTGGCACACCCTCGAACTCTACCAGTACTGCGAAAGTAAGGGAGCGAATTTTCCGGTCAATCTCTACGTCAACGCTTCAGTACATAGAGTTGAAGCGAAAGACCCCTTCAGAAGCATGGCTAAGAGAAGTTTCCACTTCACCAACTGCGACTACTCTTTTTTGGACAGCGTCATAAAAACCGCTAAAAAGGCTGATATAGACGGAGCTTTGCTCCTCGAAAACACGGGCTGCAGAATAACTTCTGCTATAATTTACCCCCTCGCCGAAAGACTGAAGGAAGATCTGGGTGTTCCAAGCCTGATACTCGAAGCACCCCAGTGCGATCCGAGGATGATGCCAATTGAGAGGGCAAAAACGAAAATAGACGCTTTTATAGAGGCTCTGTTATGA